From a single Helicobacteraceae bacterium genomic region:
- a CDS encoding SIR2 family protein → MKNIEFVAPNKSASDGETRRFERAKTNALRRDEDNPSESAPPKLADFISGVEAGKIAFYLGLDIFKNAVDSKGVKLPSSSDEIILALNDSRAMSPRLMLEYSRAAMAIEQRKGRKALETLFANIYKNGFEPLDIHKKIARLNPRVIVDTNRDAALQTALKDDFTLVYGVARIAGDQPRFEAFTKSAEGYKKIAPDEVAMDKPLLFKPLGVLEPRLSLILSDADFVDWLTEAIAGMAAPSAFKQSRSNIKWLFMGCNFERDTDRMVASEIIGGENCGGGWHITEKPPSRAERRFLQRHNIELINVDLKAFVS, encoded by the coding sequence ATGAAAAACATAGAGTTCGTCGCGCCCAACAAAAGCGCGAGCGACGGCGAAACGCGGCGTTTTGAGAGAGCGAAGACGAACGCGCTTCGCCGCGACGAGGATAATCCTAGCGAGAGTGCGCCGCCGAAACTGGCGGATTTTATAAGCGGCGTTGAGGCGGGCAAAATCGCCTTCTATTTAGGGCTGGATATTTTCAAAAACGCCGTCGATTCTAAGGGCGTTAAGCTGCCAAGTTCGAGCGACGAGATCATATTGGCGCTTAACGACTCCCGCGCTATGTCGCCGAGGCTTATGCTGGAGTATTCGCGCGCGGCGATGGCGATCGAACAGCGCAAGGGGCGCAAGGCGCTTGAAACGCTCTTTGCGAATATCTACAAAAACGGCTTCGAGCCGCTAGATATTCACAAAAAAATCGCGCGCTTGAATCCTCGCGTTATCGTCGATACCAACCGCGACGCGGCTTTGCAGACGGCGCTTAAAGACGATTTTACGCTGGTTTACGGCGTAGCTAGGATAGCCGGCGATCAACCGCGTTTCGAGGCGTTTACGAAAAGCGCCGAAGGCTACAAAAAGATCGCCCCCGACGAGGTGGCTATGGACAAACCGCTTCTTTTTAAACCGCTGGGCGTTTTAGAGCCTAGATTGAGCCTGATTTTAAGCGACGCGGACTTTGTGGATTGGCTGACCGAGGCGATAGCGGGCATGGCGGCGCCGAGCGCGTTTAAACAGAGCAGATCAAACATAAAATGGCTTTTTATGGGTTGCAATTTTGAACGCGACACCGATCGCATGGTAGCGAGCGAAATAATCGGCGGCGAAAACTGCGGCGGCGGGTGGCATATAACCGAAAAACCGCCGAGCCGAGCCGAAAGAAGATTTTTACAGCGGCATAATATCGAACTTATCAACGTCGATCTGAAAGCCTTTGTCTCATGA